CCCCGACGCGCTACGCGATGAACTCGCGCAAGCCCATGCGGAAGCCGATCAGGACGCCGCCACCACGCCGCGCCTGCCGAACGCGCCAGCCAGTCTGGCCGAAGCCGCGCGGCTCGCAGCGAAGGCCACTCAGCGTTACCAGCGGAGCCATCTCGCCGCACTGGAAATGGAACAGCGCACCTACGAGGCGCGCATGCGTACGCTGCAGAACCAGCGCAGCGATCGCCGCAGCGAGGTCGATGAACGCAGCCAGCGCGTCAGCATGCTCGAAGCCATCGTGCTGGATCGCGCCAGCTCGGCGGTGGCGGACATTCGCGTGCGGCTGCAACAAACCAGCGATCAATATGCCAACGGCCCGGCACCGCTGCAACACGCGGCCAGCGCCAATCTCGCGCTCGGCGAAGAACTCGTCGCCGCGGTAAAACGCCTTGGCGAAGTACGCGATCTGAAAACGCGTTACAGCGGTCAACGAAGTGAAACCGAACTGGCGGCCAAGAACACCGAGGATCGGCTCAAGGCTGGCGGTGTGAGCGAAGCGGTCGGCCTCATTCTGCTGTCTGAACGGCGCAAGCTGCAACCGCTGCCGGCGTTGCGCCGCGAACTGGCCGAGCTGCAGAGCGAACTCGCGCAAGCCAAGCTGCGGCTTGTGGACCTGCGCGAAGAACAGGAAGGCCTGCGCGGCTTGAAACCGCTACCGATACGCGCGCCCGTTGTCGGCCCGGATCCGCCAAGCGCCGGCCCGGCCGACAACCCCGATACGATGGGCGATGACCTGTCGCAGTTGCTCGGTGCGCGCGCAGACTTATTGCCGCGTCTGATCGGTGCGCAATCGCGACTCGTGACCACACTCAGCGATACCGAACAACAACTCGTCGGCCTGGTCAGCAGCACCACCGCGTTGAACACGACACTCAACTCACGCCTGCTATGGACACCGAGCCACGCGCCGATCAACGCGACCTGGGACAACCAGTTCCTGCAGACCGCACAGCAAGTATTCAGCACCAACCACCTGCAATCGTTGCGCGATATCTGGCACGACTTCAGCGCTGCGGGTGTCGGATTTGTCGCCGCGCTGATCGCACTGCTCGGCGCCGCGATATTTGCGCAATTACGCGTGCCGGCGTTGCTCGATCGCATCGCCACGCCGATGCGGCGCATCCGTACCGATCGTTATCGCTGCACGTTGAATGCATTGGTTCTGACCCTGCTCGCCGCACTACCGTTGCCGCTGTTGTTGTGGCTGGTCGGGCGCGTATTGCAAGCGGCACGTGGCGGCGAGCCGCTCGATAACGCGCTCGGTGTCGCGCTGATTTCGCTGGCGCTGCCGCTGTATACATTGGTGTTTTTGAGTTGGCTGATCCGCGAAACAGGTCTCGCGCACTTGCATTTTCGCTGGCCGCGCGCGCGGCGCAACGCCTTGCGCGCGTTATTGCCTGGCCTCGCCGGCATCGTGCTCATCATCCAGTTCGTGCACACCGTTTTGAATCTGGTCAATACCGATAAAATTGATGCCACGTTCGGGCGTGCGATCTTCATCCTTGGCGCTTTCGGCATCGCCGCACTCACGTGGCGCGCGCTGCGTCCGGGTGCGGTGTGGTCGCAACGCGGCGCAGTACAAGCCGAACCGATCCGCCTGCGTCAGCTGACGCGCGGTGTACTCAGCGCATTTTTCGTTGGCTGCGGCGTGCTCGCAATCGCCGGTTATTATTTCACTGCGTTCACGCTGGTCGAGCGCATGCTTCAATCGTTCGGCGCGGCACTCGCGGTGTCGGTATTGCATGGACTGGCGGTGCGCTGGCTCATGCTCGGCGAACGCCGTCTCGCCCTCAAACGCATGGAAGAACGCCTCGCCGAAGATCAGCGCAACGCACAGGCGAACGCCGAGCCGGATGCGGCAAACGTCGAAGTGTTGCCGGATGTGGAAGAAACCGAAACGACGATCGCCAGTCTCGGCGAGCAAACCCGTCGTGTTGTGCGTGTACTGACGCTGCTGCTGCTGACGATGTTGCTGCTGCTGATCTGGTCGGATGTGGCGCCCGCGTTATCGTTTCTCGACACGGTCAGCATCTGGAAAGCCACGCACCTGACCGAAGGCAAGGAAGTCGTCGATTTCAGCCTCACCCTGCGCGCCGTGTTGCTGTCGTTTGTCGTGCTGAGCCTGACCTGGGTCGCCACGCGCAACCTGCCCGGCCTGCTCGAAATCGGCGTGCTGCGCCGGCTGAATGTCGACGCGCCAACGCGCTACGCCATCACCAGTCTGGTGCGGTATCTGATCGTGTTGTTCGGCGTAATTGTCGGCGTCGGTTTTCTCGGCGTGCAGTGGGCGAACCTGCAATGGCTCGCCGCCGGCCTGACCGTCGGTCTGGGTTTTGGCTTGCAGGAAATCTTCGCCAATTTTGTCTCCGGTCTGATCGTGTTATTCGAGCGCCCGTTCCGCATCGGCGACGTGATTACCGTGGCGAATGTCGAAGGCACGGTCGCAAAAATCCGCACGCGCGCCACCACCATCGTCGACTGGGACAATCGCGAAGTCGTCGTGCCGAACAAGACCTTCATCACCGATCGCCTAGTCAACTGGACCTTGTCGGATTCGATCACGCGCATCGTGATCAAGGTCGGCGTGGCTTACGGCAGCGATCCGGCCAAGGTGCAAAATCTGCTGTTGAGTCTCGCGACCGAACATACACTCGTGCTGAAAGATCCCGCGCCAAATTGCTGGATGACTGCGTTCGGCGATAGCACGCTGGATTTCGAACTGCGCGCGTTCGTCGCCGAGATCGCGCAACGCAATCGCGTGCGCACCGACTTGCAATTCCGCATCAAAGCCGCGTTCGATGCGGCCAAGATCGATATCGCCTTTCCGCAGATGGATTTGTGGGTGCGCAACGCACCGCCGGGAACGGCCGGACTGGATGCCGTATCGTCGCTGGACACGCAGACCAAGCCGATCGGGCCGGCTTGATTTTCAATCTGAGCATTGCGCAGTCTCGTGCTAATGTTCGTGCCACACGCCGACGGAGCTCGACATGCGCTACTTCTCGCTGCTGCTGCTTGTCCCGCCACTATGTGCGCTCGCCGCCGTGCCGGCGCCGGAACGCGCATTCACGGATCCGCACTCGCTTACCTCGCTCGCCAATCCGCAAGCCGGGCCGGTGCCAATCGCCGATCTGTTTTTCGCGCGCGGCAATGCCGGCGCGGCGTGGTCGCCGGACGGCAAGCAGGTTGTCGTCTCGACCAATCTCACCGGTCGCTACAACTTGTGGAGAGTGTCGGCGGCTGGTAGCTGGCCGATCCAATTGGCGCAATCCGACGATTCACAGACTGGCGCAGTCTGGTCGCCCGACGGCAAGTGGATTGCGTTCCAATCCGATCATGGTGGCGGCGAAATCTTCGATCTCTACGCGGTACCAGCCAATGGCGGCGCAGTCGTTGATCTGACCAACAGCGACGACATCTCCGAAGCTTCAGCCCGCTGGTCGGCGGACGGCAAATCGCTCGCGTTCGAACGCAAACCAAAAACCGCTACGGCGACCGACATCGCGGTATTCGACTGGGCCACGCGCAAAGTGCGTGAACTTACGCACGAGGCAACGGCTGACCACCTTTGGCAACTCGTCGAATGGAGCAACGATGGCCATTTCATCTACGCGAATCGCATCAACGCTGATTTCACCGACGCCAGTGCGTGGCGCATCGATTTCGCCACGGCCAAGGCCGAGGAACTAACGCCGCACAAGGGCCATGCGCTGATCGGGGTGAGTGCGGTGTCGCCCGATGGCAAATGGCTGGCGCTGACTTCGAATGCACGCAGCGGGCGCAACGAGGCTGCGCTGTTCGATATCGCCAAACGCAACTATCGCTGGCTCGAACCAAGTCCGTGGGAAACCGAGTCCGGCGAATTTTCCCCGGACGGCAAGCAATTGTCCTGGAAGCTGAACGCCGATGGGCGCACCGATATATTTTTATACAATATCGCTAATGGAAAAAGTGAAAAAGTGGATTTGCCATCCGGCCTGAACACCGCCGATGGCCGCAGTTTTGCCAGCGATGGACGTTTGCTGCTAAAACATCAGGCGAGTAATACGCCGTCTGCCTACTGGATCGTCGGCCACGACGGCAAAGCGACGCAACTGACGTACTCCGCCCTCGCCAGCCTCGATTCCGCGGCGCTACCGACCGCACAACTGGTGCACTACAAGAGCTTCGACGGCACGCTGATCAGCGCCTTCGTCTGGCTGCCATTCAACCTGGCGCGCGACGCCCATGCGCCCGGCGTGGTCCTGCCACACGGCGGTCCGCCCGACCAAACGGTCGACAGTTTCAACCGCACCGCCACCGCACTCGCATCGCGCGGCTATGTCTGCATCGCGCCGAACGTGCGCGGTTCTACCGGTTACGGTATGGCGTTCCAGCAAGCCAACCTCAAAGACCTCGGCGGCGGCGATCTGCAGGACGAAGTCTATGCAGCAAAATTCCTCATCGCGAGCGGTTATGTAGATGCACAGAAAATCGGCATGACCGGAGGTTCCTATGGCGGCTACATGACGTTGATGGCGCTGGCGAAGACGCCAGACGTGTGGGCTGCGGGCGTCGAACAATACGGCATCATCAGCTGGTTTACGATGAGCGAGCACTCAGACCCCGCCTTGAGCCAAGTCCTCAAATTGCTGCTCGGTGATCCGGTCAAGGACAAGAAAATCTACGATGCCACGTCGCCGATCACGTTCATCAAGCAAATCCGCTCGCCAATGCTGGTGCTGCAGGGCGAGAACGACATCCGCGTACCGAAAGAGGAAGCCGAGCAAGTCGTCGCCAGGATCAAGGCGCAGGGCGGCACAGTGGATGTGCATTACTATGCTGACGAAGGTCACGGCTTTGACAAGCGCGAAAACTTGATCGACGCGCTGCAGCGCACGGTCGCCTGGTTCGATCGCTATCTGAAGGGCAATACGATCGCAAAATAGCCGTCCGTGGCGCGCACTACTGCTCGCTACCCTGCTCACCCTCAGCGATGGCTGGGGTGTGCTTCAATACACCTCAAGCATCGCTTCGCCCAAGCGCCGTCGCCAGCATCGCCTCGAACCGCGTCTGATCCACCGCCAACACGATATCCGCATTCGGTGTATTGCCGCCGCGTTGCTCCCAATCGACCACGGTTGCGCCGCGCGTGAGCGCGCCCTGCAATTCAATCGCGACATAACGCCGCTCGACTTTCGTGACGATGCCCGGATCGAGTGCCACGGCCATCGCCAGAGCGTCGGCAGTGAGCATTTTTTCGCGTCTTTCGCCTTGCGCAAACAGCAGGGTCTTGTGCGAAATGCTGCGATAAAAAATCGCGCGTTTGTCCGTGCCCGCCAGCAGCGCATTCCAGCGAGAGAAATCGATGCCGTGCGCCATCGTCGCTTCCCAGTCGACCAGCGTGAACTGCGGCCATTCCGAGAACACGATGTGCGCGGCTTCGGGATCAAAAGCGATATTGAACTCGGCCGGAATCAAACGCGTATTGCCACGCCCGGTCACCGCGCCGCCCATGATGACGAGGCGTGCGACGCGCGTCGGCAAGGTCGGATCGAGACGCAAGGCGAGCGCAAGATTGGTCAGCGGCGCGAGCGCCACGAGAGTCAACTCACCGGCATGCTCATGCGACAAACGCAGGATCGCCAACGCCGCGTGCTCGCTGCTCGCACGACTCGATGCAGCGGTGTAAACGGTATCGCCAAAACCATCAAGGCCGTGCACGAACGCCGCATCTTCCGCCGGCAAAACCAGCGGCGATGCGCAGCCCGCAAATACCGGTGTATCGGCACCGATCACTTCGACCAGCTTGAGCCCATTTGCCACAGTGTGATTCAGGCCGACGTTGCCCGCGGCGATGCTCAGGCCGACCACATCGGCGTGCGCGTGCGCCATCAGAATGGCGAGTGCATCGTCGACGCCGGGGTCGGTATCAATCAGGAGTTTTTGACGTGTCATCGTTTTGATTTCCTCAAGCAGTAACGCGGTACGGATTTATTTTTGTGCGATCACGACGATGCGCGAATGGCTGATCCACGGAATTTTTTGTGGCGCGACATACAAGCTAGGCGCGGCAAAACCGACAGCGCGCAAACGCGCGAGAATATCGCGACCGTAATCGCGAAACGCGAGTATGCCTTCACCGCCGCGCAGCGGATCGCGATGGTAACTCGGCGCCAGCAAATGTTCGATCGCACCATCGCGCAAATACGCGCGCTCGACGGTGTTCTCGCTGTCGAATAGCGGAACCGTGAACAGCAGATACCCGCCCGGACGCAGCACACGATGCAGTTCGGCCAAGGCCAGCGTATCGTCCGGCACGTGCTCCAGCACTTCGGTGTGCGTGATCAGGTCGAAACTCGCATCGGCATAACTCAGGCGCTGCATGTCCTCGAAATAGACGCCATCGCGCATCTGGCCTGATGCCAGATCAGCAAAATATTCGGAGACTTTCAAACTGCGCGCACACCGCTGCAAATACGCCACGAGCGGGCCGCGCGCGGAAAATTCGCAGGCGTCACTTTGGGCAAGATCGAGACACTGCGCAGACAATGCCCAGCCCATCGCGATATGCACCGCGCTAGCCGCACAACGCAGGCAACGCACGCCGGTTTCATCGCGGTTGATGCGCACAAAAATACTCGGCCCGCAGAATGGGCATCGTGCATACGCCAGCGCAAAATCGCGCCATTGCAGCGCGGCCAGACCGGAGCGCAAACGTGCCAGCACTCGCATCATCACGTCCCAGCGTAACGCGCGGCGCCGCCGACCCAGCGTGTGATC
The sequence above is drawn from the Pseudolysobacter antarcticus genome and encodes:
- a CDS encoding mechanosensitive ion channel domain-containing protein; the protein is MHLYRRILFLPLLAALAIAVHAAPPAPPASSNTAPALPASQADAINAAITALPRKHDLSAAQRKQVEELLRDALNDDQRADAEQTKLQSLRDTPTPSANAPRNSDATAAGDATTSLADWRAKLPAQATIAQFSDLLEQERGALTTAQDAIRSLDEEVQQQTQRPDALRDELAQAHAEADQDAATTPRLPNAPASLAEAARLAAKATQRYQRSHLAALEMEQRTYEARMRTLQNQRSDRRSEVDERSQRVSMLEAIVLDRASSAVADIRVRLQQTSDQYANGPAPLQHAASANLALGEELVAAVKRLGEVRDLKTRYSGQRSETELAAKNTEDRLKAGGVSEAVGLILLSERRKLQPLPALRRELAELQSELAQAKLRLVDLREEQEGLRGLKPLPIRAPVVGPDPPSAGPADNPDTMGDDLSQLLGARADLLPRLIGAQSRLVTTLSDTEQQLVGLVSSTTALNTTLNSRLLWTPSHAPINATWDNQFLQTAQQVFSTNHLQSLRDIWHDFSAAGVGFVAALIALLGAAIFAQLRVPALLDRIATPMRRIRTDRYRCTLNALVLTLLAALPLPLLLWLVGRVLQAARGGEPLDNALGVALISLALPLYTLVFLSWLIRETGLAHLHFRWPRARRNALRALLPGLAGIVLIIQFVHTVLNLVNTDKIDATFGRAIFILGAFGIAALTWRALRPGAVWSQRGAVQAEPIRLRQLTRGVLSAFFVGCGVLAIAGYYFTAFTLVERMLQSFGAALAVSVLHGLAVRWLMLGERRLALKRMEERLAEDQRNAQANAEPDAANVEVLPDVEETETTIASLGEQTRRVVRVLTLLLLTMLLLLIWSDVAPALSFLDTVSIWKATHLTEGKEVVDFSLTLRAVLLSFVVLSLTWVATRNLPGLLEIGVLRRLNVDAPTRYAITSLVRYLIVLFGVIVGVGFLGVQWANLQWLAAGLTVGLGFGLQEIFANFVSGLIVLFERPFRIGDVITVANVEGTVAKIRTRATTIVDWDNREVVVPNKTFITDRLVNWTLSDSITRIVIKVGVAYGSDPAKVQNLLLSLATEHTLVLKDPAPNCWMTAFGDSTLDFELRAFVAEIAQRNRVRTDLQFRIKAAFDAAKIDIAFPQMDLWVRNAPPGTAGLDAVSSLDTQTKPIGPA
- a CDS encoding nucleoside hydrolase, with translation MTRQKLLIDTDPGVDDALAILMAHAHADVVGLSIAAGNVGLNHTVANGLKLVEVIGADTPVFAGCASPLVLPAEDAAFVHGLDGFGDTVYTAASSRASSEHAALAILRLSHEHAGELTLVALAPLTNLALALRLDPTLPTRVARLVIMGGAVTGRGNTRLIPAEFNIAFDPEAAHIVFSEWPQFTLVDWEATMAHGIDFSRWNALLAGTDKRAIFYRSISHKTLLFAQGERREKMLTADALAMAVALDPGIVTKVERRYVAIELQGALTRGATVVDWEQRGGNTPNADIVLAVDQTRFEAMLATALGRSDA
- a CDS encoding S9 family peptidase; amino-acid sequence: MRYFSLLLLVPPLCALAAVPAPERAFTDPHSLTSLANPQAGPVPIADLFFARGNAGAAWSPDGKQVVVSTNLTGRYNLWRVSAAGSWPIQLAQSDDSQTGAVWSPDGKWIAFQSDHGGGEIFDLYAVPANGGAVVDLTNSDDISEASARWSADGKSLAFERKPKTATATDIAVFDWATRKVRELTHEATADHLWQLVEWSNDGHFIYANRINADFTDASAWRIDFATAKAEELTPHKGHALIGVSAVSPDGKWLALTSNARSGRNEAALFDIAKRNYRWLEPSPWETESGEFSPDGKQLSWKLNADGRTDIFLYNIANGKSEKVDLPSGLNTADGRSFASDGRLLLKHQASNTPSAYWIVGHDGKATQLTYSALASLDSAALPTAQLVHYKSFDGTLISAFVWLPFNLARDAHAPGVVLPHGGPPDQTVDSFNRTATALASRGYVCIAPNVRGSTGYGMAFQQANLKDLGGGDLQDEVYAAKFLIASGYVDAQKIGMTGGSYGGYMTLMALAKTPDVWAAGVEQYGIISWFTMSEHSDPALSQVLKLLLGDPVKDKKIYDATSPITFIKQIRSPMLVLQGENDIRVPKEEAEQVVARIKAQGGTVDVHYYADEGHGFDKRENLIDALQRTVAWFDRYLKGNTIAK
- a CDS encoding class I SAM-dependent methyltransferase, with protein sequence MRVLARLRSGLAALQWRDFALAYARCPFCGPSIFVRINRDETGVRCLRCAASAVHIAMGWALSAQCLDLAQSDACEFSARGPLVAYLQRCARSLKVSEYFADLASGQMRDGVYFEDMQRLSYADASFDLITHTEVLEHVPDDTLALAELHRVLRPGGYLLFTVPLFDSENTVERAYLRDGAIEHLLAPSYHRDPLRGGEGILAFRDYGRDILARLRAVGFAAPSLYVAPQKIPWISHSRIVVIAQK